Proteins from a single region of Polyangium spumosum:
- a CDS encoding cell division protein FtsL, whose amino-acid sequence MNERMKQRPFLALWSLAVVASVAAFVVHLGLRGKIVDLGYKLGRARAEQGRLREVKRVLSLEASSYETPQRVEMVARTLLGMTPPPPERVIPVKWVVKIQDEREAPAPDPAAPAGGSP is encoded by the coding sequence ATGAACGAGCGCATGAAGCAGCGTCCGTTCCTCGCGCTCTGGTCGCTCGCGGTCGTCGCGAGCGTGGCGGCGTTCGTGGTGCACCTCGGCCTGCGCGGGAAGATCGTGGACCTCGGCTACAAGCTCGGCCGCGCGCGCGCCGAGCAAGGTCGCCTGCGCGAGGTGAAGCGCGTGCTGTCGCTGGAGGCGTCGAGTTACGAGACGCCCCAGCGCGTGGAGATGGTGGCGCGCACGCTCCTCGGCATGACGCCGCCGCCGCCGGAGCGCGTGATCCCGGTGAAGTGGGTCGTGAAGATCCAGGACGAGAGAGAGGCGCCCGCGCCGGATCCGGCCGCGCCGGCGGGAGGTTCTCCGTGA
- a CDS encoding penicillin-binding transpeptidase domain-containing protein, protein MKNLDPKRARWIRIRMGILCGMMGLGLGVIVSGAHRIQVEDGEDWYDLAERQRQRRLHVTPKRGTIYDRNGASLAESVEVPSISLDAVELLRGIEERYLPMRIQQYGERIAQALNMPAEDVVEKISRRRRFVWLKRRVSEAEVAAVRALGDKKQRYPVRGLQIEGEGHRFYPNRELGGPLIGFVSPDGEGREGLELALDHELRGKSSEVRGLRDRSGRLIFSEGIEDEAALAGHNVYLTIDKGIQFTVERELDSAMKTYEATGGAVVVADPSNGEILAMASAPGYNPNDYSVSDPDARRNRCIVDRFEPGSTIKVFSIGTALAARSVNPTASIYCEEGNMAIDNVVIHDTHPAKWLTVTQILSLSSNIGTAKIAFGLGEQRLYEGFRRFGFGDTTGIPLPGESMGVLRPRGRPWVSVETAAASFGQGISVTTLQLTMAMAAIANGGKLLEPVLVKRVTDGGGTVLTETQPRVRREAIQAATAKLMSEMLVAVTEGDGTGVEAAIPGFRVAGKTGTAQKIDPATGRYTDTHYVASFVGFVPADKPRLVISVVLDEPLGGTYGGGSVAAPVFRRIGEMALRYLGVTPRGSVPMKLSEVSDRAKVGDPATSTYQVLTEARSAAAPITAGVVTPSAPMKSGETRVPDLTGQPVREAIRAATAAGLAPAAFGTGRLARVEPPAGTVLPKGAAVKLFFEPSS, encoded by the coding sequence GTGAAGAACCTCGATCCGAAGCGCGCGCGCTGGATCCGCATCCGCATGGGGATCCTCTGCGGGATGATGGGGCTCGGGCTCGGCGTGATCGTGTCGGGCGCGCACCGCATCCAGGTCGAGGACGGCGAGGACTGGTACGACCTCGCCGAGCGGCAGCGGCAGCGGCGCCTGCACGTGACGCCGAAGCGCGGCACGATCTACGACCGCAACGGCGCGTCGCTCGCGGAGAGCGTCGAGGTGCCGAGCATCTCGCTCGACGCGGTGGAGCTCTTGCGCGGCATCGAGGAGCGTTACCTCCCGATGCGGATCCAGCAGTACGGCGAGCGGATCGCGCAGGCGTTGAACATGCCGGCGGAGGACGTGGTCGAGAAGATCAGCCGTCGCCGCCGCTTCGTGTGGCTGAAGCGCCGCGTCTCGGAGGCCGAGGTCGCGGCCGTGCGCGCGCTCGGCGACAAGAAGCAACGTTACCCGGTGCGGGGCCTGCAGATCGAGGGCGAGGGCCACAGGTTCTACCCGAACCGCGAGCTCGGCGGCCCGCTCATCGGGTTCGTCTCGCCCGACGGCGAGGGGCGCGAGGGCCTCGAGCTCGCGCTCGATCACGAGCTGCGCGGCAAGAGCTCGGAGGTGCGCGGCCTGCGTGATCGCTCGGGCCGCTTGATCTTCTCCGAGGGCATCGAGGACGAGGCCGCGCTCGCGGGCCACAACGTCTACCTCACGATCGACAAGGGCATCCAGTTCACGGTCGAGCGTGAGCTCGACTCGGCGATGAAGACGTACGAGGCCACGGGCGGCGCCGTCGTCGTCGCGGATCCGTCGAACGGCGAGATCCTCGCGATGGCGAGCGCGCCCGGGTACAACCCGAACGACTACTCGGTCTCCGACCCCGACGCGCGCCGCAACCGCTGCATCGTCGATCGCTTCGAGCCGGGCTCGACGATCAAGGTCTTCTCGATCGGCACCGCGCTCGCCGCGCGCAGCGTGAACCCCACCGCCTCGATCTACTGCGAGGAGGGGAACATGGCGATCGACAACGTCGTCATCCACGACACGCACCCGGCGAAGTGGCTGACCGTGACGCAGATCCTCAGCTTGAGCTCCAACATCGGGACGGCGAAGATCGCGTTTGGACTCGGCGAGCAGCGGCTCTACGAGGGCTTCCGCCGGTTCGGCTTCGGCGACACGACGGGCATCCCGCTGCCCGGCGAGAGCATGGGCGTCCTCAGGCCGCGGGGTCGTCCGTGGGTCTCGGTCGAGACGGCGGCGGCGTCGTTCGGTCAGGGCATCAGCGTGACGACGCTGCAGCTCACGATGGCGATGGCGGCGATCGCGAACGGGGGCAAGCTGCTCGAGCCGGTGCTGGTCAAGCGCGTGACGGACGGCGGCGGCACGGTGCTCACGGAGACGCAGCCGCGCGTGCGGCGCGAGGCGATCCAGGCGGCGACGGCGAAGCTGATGTCGGAGATGCTCGTCGCGGTCACCGAGGGCGACGGCACGGGCGTCGAGGCCGCGATTCCAGGCTTCCGCGTCGCCGGGAAAACGGGGACGGCGCAGAAGATCGACCCGGCGACGGGCAGGTATACGGACACGCACTACGTCGCCTCGTTTGTCGGGTTCGTACCTGCGGACAAGCCGCGCCTCGTGATCTCGGTGGTGCTCGACGAGCCTCTCGGCGGCACCTACGGCGGTGGATCCGTCGCCGCGCCGGTGTTCCGTCGCATCGGCGAGATGGCGCTGCGTTACCTCGGTGTCACACCTCGCGGCAGTGTGCCCATGAAGCTCAGCGAGGTTTCGGATCGAGCGAAGGTCGGGGATCCGGCGACGAGTACGTACCAGGTCCTCACGGAGGCGCGATCGGCCGCGGCTCCGATCACGGCAGGCGTCGTCACGCCGTCGGCGCCGATGAAGAGCGGCGAGACGCGCGTGCCGGATCTGACGGGACAACCCGTGCGCGAGGCGATCCGCGCGGCGACCGCGGCGGGCCTCGCGCCCGCGGCGTTCGGCACGGGGCGCCTCGCGCGGGTCGAGCCGCCGGCGGGGACGGTGTTGCCCAAGGGCGCGGCGGTGAAGCTCTTCTTCGAGCCTTCGTCATGA
- a CDS encoding UDP-N-acetylmuramoyl-L-alanyl-D-glutamate--2,6-diaminopimelate ligase, with the protein MTHETKYEELLRPRETSEGAPPSCKRAKLGRRLGDLVDEIPGAKLASGEATVFVTGVHHDSRRVSPGDLFVARPGARTSGERFVADAIGRGASAVLVARGASVETNELPRIEVEDVPSALAFASAAVYGHPTFALDVVGVTGTNGKTTTTHLVQACLAAAGERPGIVGTLGYRFGDLDLPSTHTSPEADELARIAAAMHLRGASHLVMEVSSIAVAARRVEAVRFRVAAFLNLTQDHLDYHGTMEAYAEAKARLFVDLGPGAAAINVDDPFGAELVKRLAPRGPAGPSSATVARFSTRVGASIEEADIAPVSVEHAASGISLVARTPAGQLSIRSPLVGAHNVQNLLATVAICWLLDVDLHAAARALSGSIRVPGRLERCDDPARDDVIVLVDYAHTPDALERVLQSVRAFGPGSVRCVFGCGGDRDPKKRPLMGEAVARGADEAFVTNDNPRSEDPRAIAEAILPGLAGGRAAVHVELDRAKAIERAVLEAAPGDVVLVAGKGHEPYQIIGNVTLPFDDRVEAERALGLRRSRKGGA; encoded by the coding sequence ATGACGCACGAGACGAAGTACGAGGAGCTCCTGCGCCCGCGGGAGACGAGCGAGGGCGCGCCGCCTTCGTGCAAGAGGGCGAAGCTCGGCCGCAGGCTCGGCGATCTCGTGGACGAGATCCCCGGGGCGAAGCTCGCCTCGGGGGAGGCGACCGTCTTCGTGACGGGCGTGCATCACGACTCGCGGCGGGTGTCGCCGGGGGATCTCTTCGTCGCGCGGCCAGGCGCGCGCACGAGCGGCGAGCGCTTCGTGGCCGACGCGATCGGGCGCGGCGCGAGCGCGGTGCTCGTGGCGCGTGGCGCGAGCGTCGAGACGAACGAGCTGCCGCGGATCGAGGTCGAGGATGTGCCGAGCGCGCTCGCCTTCGCGTCGGCGGCCGTCTACGGGCACCCGACGTTCGCGCTCGACGTCGTGGGTGTCACCGGGACGAACGGCAAGACGACGACGACGCACCTCGTGCAAGCGTGCCTCGCGGCCGCGGGGGAGCGGCCGGGGATCGTGGGCACGCTCGGGTATCGGTTCGGCGATCTCGACCTGCCCTCGACGCATACGAGCCCCGAGGCCGACGAGCTCGCGCGGATCGCCGCGGCGATGCACCTGCGCGGCGCGTCGCACCTCGTGATGGAGGTGTCGAGCATCGCGGTCGCGGCGCGTCGCGTCGAGGCCGTACGTTTCCGCGTCGCGGCGTTCCTCAACCTCACGCAGGATCACCTCGACTACCACGGCACGATGGAGGCCTACGCCGAGGCGAAGGCGCGGCTCTTCGTGGACCTCGGCCCCGGCGCGGCGGCGATCAACGTCGACGATCCGTTCGGCGCCGAGCTCGTGAAGAGGCTCGCGCCGCGGGGCCCGGCCGGGCCGTCGTCGGCGACGGTCGCGCGCTTCTCCACGAGGGTCGGCGCGTCGATCGAGGAGGCCGACATCGCGCCCGTCTCGGTGGAGCACGCGGCGTCGGGGATCTCGCTCGTGGCGCGGACGCCGGCGGGGCAGCTCTCGATCCGGTCGCCGCTCGTCGGCGCGCACAACGTGCAGAACCTGCTCGCGACCGTGGCGATCTGCTGGTTGCTCGACGTCGACCTCCACGCCGCGGCGCGGGCCCTCTCGGGGTCGATCCGGGTGCCGGGGCGGCTCGAGCGTTGTGACGATCCGGCGCGGGACGACGTCATCGTGCTCGTCGACTACGCGCACACGCCGGACGCGCTCGAGCGGGTGCTGCAGAGCGTGCGCGCGTTCGGGCCAGGGAGCGTGCGCTGCGTGTTCGGCTGCGGCGGCGATCGTGATCCGAAGAAGCGCCCGCTCATGGGCGAGGCCGTCGCGCGTGGCGCGGACGAAGCGTTCGTCACGAACGACAACCCGCGCAGCGAGGATCCACGCGCCATCGCGGAGGCGATCCTGCCGGGGCTCGCGGGCGGAAGGGCGGCCGTGCACGTCGAGCTCGATCGGGCGAAGGCCATCGAGCGCGCGGTGCTCGAAGCGGCGCCGGGCGACGTGGTGCTCGTCGCGGGCAAGGGCCACGAGCCGTACCAGATCATCGGCAACGTGACCTTGCCGTTCGACGATCGTGTCGAGGCCGAGCGCGCGCTCGGGCTGCGTCGTTCGCGGAAGGGAGGCGCGTGA